One genomic window of Campylobacter fetus subsp. fetus includes the following:
- a CDS encoding type II secretion system protein, which produces MKKGFTMIELVFVIVILGILAGIAIPRLAATRDDASATKAAMEIKDVITQVAAYYTINGKWAEAAVTGTGADAIINTSGQDITGATYSATDKGLSNLSSTLNAVLGRTGNAPDQWDACISITPNNTNGNIVIAAKADATSYCNTVRLVPAVKDWIELGKTTGIIIGGSGIYK; this is translated from the coding sequence ATGAAAAAAGGTTTCACTATGATTGAACTAGTGTTCGTTATTGTTATATTAGGAATATTAGCAGGTATCGCTATACCTAGACTAGCAGCAACTAGAGACGATGCAAGTGCTACAAAGGCGGCTATGGAGATAAAAGACGTGATAACTCAAGTAGCGGCTTATTATACTATAAACGGTAAATGGGCAGAAGCAGCAGTTACTGGAACAGGAGCTGATGCGATAATAAATACAAGCGGTCAAGATATAACCGGCGCTACTTATTCTGCAACAGATAAAGGTTTATCTAATTTATCTAGTACTTTAAATGCGGTTTTAGGAAGAACCGGAAATGCACCTGATCAATGGGATGCTTGTATATCTATAACTCCAAATAATACTAACGGAAATATCGTTATAGCAGCTAAAGCTGACGCAACATCTTATTGTAATACCGTTAGATTAGTTCCTGCGGTTAAGGATTGGATAGAGTTAGGTAAAACAACAGGTATAATTATAGGTGGTTCGGGAATTTATAAATAG
- a CDS encoding prepilin-type N-terminal cleavage/methylation domain-containing protein, translating into MKKAFTIIEIVMVMIILGVLASLAIPKLVATKVDAKVAKAVINMKMHINKVSAYYTINGKFATSSSGGGCKTIALL; encoded by the coding sequence ATGAAAAAAGCTTTTACGATTATAGAAATTGTGATGGTGATGATCATCTTAGGCGTTTTAGCGTCTTTGGCGATACCTAAACTAGTAGCTACAAAAGTCGATGCCAAAGTCGCCAAAGCAGTAATAAATATGAAAATGCACATAAACAAAGTATCTGCTTACTATACTATAAACGGTAAATTCGCAACCTCAAGCTCTGGGGGGGGGTGCAAGACGATAGCGCTGCTATAA
- the mnmA gene encoding tRNA 2-thiouridine(34) synthase MnmA, translating to MKVLVALSGGVDSSMSAKYLLEAGYSVVGCYMKLHSKPGYHEENIRKVKKVGEFLGIETHILDLEEEFNAKVYEPFVNAYKEGLTPNPCAHCNKNIKFGALWKFAQTLGCDKMATGHYARIEDGLIKVASDLSKDQSYFLANISPEILPYIIFPLGDKFKVDIKAAAAQIPQIAELASQKESSEICFVETTYIDILNKHFNTLMPGVVRDVSGKVVGKHDGYMRYTIGKRKGFSVDGAHSPHYVLKIDAAKNEIVVGLKDELSSFSFTTTNFNNFTDKNELECFVKIRYRSTPIPCLVSKLDDGATVKLKDNAGGVASGQLAVFYDEFDRVLASGFIR from the coding sequence TTGAAAGTTCTAGTTGCATTAAGTGGAGGAGTAGATAGCTCAATGAGTGCAAAATATCTACTAGAAGCGGGATATAGTGTAGTAGGTTGCTATATGAAGTTGCACTCAAAACCCGGTTACCATGAAGAAAATATAAGAAAAGTTAAGAAAGTAGGTGAGTTTTTAGGCATAGAAACTCATATTTTAGACCTAGAAGAAGAGTTCAATGCTAAAGTTTATGAGCCTTTTGTGAATGCTTATAAAGAGGGTCTTACGCCAAATCCCTGCGCACATTGTAATAAAAATATCAAATTCGGAGCATTATGGAAATTCGCTCAGACTTTAGGTTGCGATAAAATGGCAACGGGGCATTATGCGCGCATAGAAGACGGTCTCATAAAAGTTGCTAGCGATCTTAGCAAAGATCAAAGCTACTTTTTGGCAAATATCTCTCCTGAAATCCTACCTTATATCATATTTCCTCTTGGAGATAAATTTAAAGTAGATATAAAGGCCGCAGCTGCGCAAATACCACAAATTGCCGAGCTTGCGAGCCAAAAAGAGAGTAGCGAGATATGTTTTGTGGAAACTACTTATATAGATATTTTAAACAAACATTTCAATACTCTAATGCCAGGAGTAGTAAGAGACGTAAGCGGAAAAGTAGTAGGCAAGCATGATGGATATATGCGTTATACTATAGGAAAAAGGAAAGGATTTAGTGTAGACGGAGCTCACTCGCCTCACTATGTTTTAAAGATAGACGCGGCTAAAAATGAGATCGTAGTAGGCCTTAAAGATGAGCTTTCAAGTTTTTCATTCACAACTACGAATTTTAACAACTTCACGGACAAAAACGAACTTGAATGCTTTGTAAAGATACGTTACAGAAGCACTCCTATACCTTGTTTAGTAAGTAAGCTTGATGATGGAGCAACAGTAAAGTTAAAAGATAACGCAGGCGGAGTCGCAAGCGGTCAATTAGCCGTATTTTATGATGAATTTGATAGAGTATTAGCCAGCGGATTTATAAGATAA
- a CDS encoding formate dehydrogenase subunit gamma, translated as MRKFLLLFACSLPLMSKDIINQLEGTNQQMSAIWGDDRIANITRYDSGFGSLWTYLQGNEYFSYGVAIAMLSVIFAFLAHYMVVGPKHFDHHGGKIYAFSKYVRVIHLIAALSWIVLVPTGIIMMWGDSFGGGFFVRLVKNLHGLATILFAISIVPMLLMWGKRMLPSIYDIKWMMIVGGYLSKEKHPVPAGKFNAGQKSWFWVAVGGGFVMILTGAAMYFLDFNTPILTSTFGLTQIEILRLSAIIHNVLGIVCAVFLLVHIYMAAFAIKGAIHSIITGYKEEEEVYILHHYWYQELVNKGLIKPSKFEAYHSNLK; from the coding sequence ATGAGAAAATTTCTTTTATTATTTGCCTGTTCTTTGCCGCTGATGAGTAAAGATATAATAAATCAGCTAGAAGGAACAAACCAGCAAATGAGCGCTATCTGGGGAGATGATCGCATAGCAAATATCACTAGATACGATAGCGGATTTGGATCATTATGGACATATTTGCAAGGTAACGAGTACTTCTCTTATGGCGTGGCAATAGCAATGCTATCTGTGATTTTTGCATTTTTAGCTCATTATATGGTAGTAGGTCCAAAACATTTTGACCATCACGGCGGAAAAATATACGCTTTTTCAAAATACGTACGCGTAATCCATCTTATAGCAGCATTATCTTGGATAGTTTTAGTACCGACAGGAATTATAATGATGTGGGGAGATAGTTTTGGCGGAGGATTTTTCGTAAGATTGGTAAAAAATTTACACGGTCTAGCTACTATTTTATTTGCTATTAGCATTGTTCCTATGCTTTTAATGTGGGGTAAAAGAATGCTTCCGTCTATTTATGATATAAAATGGATGATGATAGTCGGCGGATATCTTTCAAAAGAAAAACATCCCGTTCCTGCAGGAAAGTTTAACGCAGGACAAAAATCATGGTTTTGGGTAGCAGTGGGTGGCGGTTTTGTTATGATATTAACCGGTGCGGCTATGTACTTTTTGGATTTCAATACCCCGATTTTAACCAGCACATTTGGACTAACTCAGATAGAAATTTTAAGACTAAGCGCTATAATTCATAATGTTCTTGGCATAGTATGTGCCGTGTTTTTACTAGTTCATATCTATATGGCTGCATTTGCTATAAAAGGCGCTATACACTCGATCATAACAGGATATAAAGAGGAAGAAGAGGTTTATATATTGCACCATTACTGGTATCAAGAACTTGTAAACAAGGGTCTCATAAAGCCATCTAAATTTGAAGCATATCATTCAAATTTGAAATAA
- a CDS encoding TIGR00730 family Rossman fold protein codes for MEFVTIFGSARLDSGSKFYKIAFELGKKLSQAGYGVVTGGGGGIMEAANKGAFLSGGVSVGINIILPFEQKLNPYCTESKTIDNLSKRKDMLIEKSSAFILMPGGFGTLDEIFEVITLAQTGLRKHKIVFCCKEFWQPLLDFFDNTLAAEKLITDDHSVYAVIDDFDEIIRYLKD; via the coding sequence TTGGAATTTGTAACTATTTTTGGGTCGGCTAGACTTGATAGCGGTAGTAAATTTTATAAAATAGCGTTTGAGCTAGGCAAAAAATTATCACAAGCGGGATACGGTGTAGTAACAGGCGGCGGCGGAGGTATCATGGAAGCCGCAAATAAAGGAGCTTTTTTAAGCGGCGGCGTGAGCGTAGGTATAAATATTATACTACCTTTTGAGCAAAAACTCAATCCGTACTGCACGGAGTCGAAAACCATTGATAATTTATCAAAAAGAAAAGATATGCTTATAGAAAAAAGTTCCGCATTTATTTTGATGCCGGGTGGATTTGGAACGCTTGATGAGATTTTTGAAGTTATTACTTTGGCTCAAACAGGACTTAGAAAACATAAAATAGTGTTTTGTTGTAAAGAGTTTTGGCAGCCTCTTTTAGACTTTTTTGATAATACTCTCGCAGCTGAAAAACTAATTACCGATGATCACTCTGTTTATGCTGTTATAGATGATTTTGATGAGATAATCAGGTATTTGAAAGATTAA
- a CDS encoding glutamate synthase subunit beta — translation MQEFTNLTRLKTIKRDEGERSTDFKEIYQIFSLQSAKEQSSRCVQCANPFCHNACPLHNYIPFWLLNTANLNLEMAFKLSNETNPFPEITGRVCPQDRLCEGACTLNDNFGAITIGSIETFITESGLNSGFNPFGDIVFTDKKVAIIGSGPAGLSVATYLIRNGVRVEIYEANHRAGGLLAYGIPGFKIEKSVIERRINILKTAGCVIHTNSFVDDFKFESLMSEFDAVVLAYGARTGRAVGLANEKAKGVYNALDFLTILQKEQYKESDTSIDLNGKKVVVIGGGDTAMDCLRSAIRKGALSATCVYRRDLASMPGSKKEFVNATEEGANFIFNAAPKDIVVNDENKVIALNISKTLTKDGKVELLKGGETIINADIIILALGFDVENLGFLSANGIEFDKKGRVATDKEFRTSKSGVYACGDCNRGSDLVVTAAADAKHCAKTILKDLGL, via the coding sequence ATGCAAGAATTTACAAATTTAACAAGATTAAAAACCATAAAAAGAGATGAGGGTGAAAGAAGCACGGACTTTAAAGAAATTTATCAAATTTTTAGCCTTCAAAGTGCAAAGGAGCAGTCTAGTCGCTGTGTGCAGTGTGCAAATCCATTTTGTCATAATGCTTGTCCTTTACATAACTACATACCGTTTTGGCTTTTAAATACGGCTAATTTAAATTTAGAAATGGCTTTTAAGCTTAGCAATGAAACAAATCCATTTCCTGAAATCACAGGTAGAGTATGTCCGCAAGATAGACTTTGTGAAGGAGCCTGTACTTTAAATGATAATTTCGGTGCTATTACCATAGGATCTATAGAAACATTTATCACAGAATCAGGACTTAATAGCGGTTTTAACCCATTTGGCGATATAGTATTTACTGATAAAAAAGTTGCTATTATAGGTTCAGGTCCTGCTGGATTAAGCGTTGCTACATATCTTATAAGAAACGGCGTAAGAGTTGAAATTTATGAAGCAAATCATAGAGCCGGAGGACTTTTAGCATATGGAATTCCCGGATTCAAGATAGAAAAAAGTGTTATAGAACGTCGTATAAATATACTAAAAACCGCAGGTTGCGTGATTCATACGAATAGCTTTGTAGACGACTTTAAATTTGAAAGTTTGATGAGTGAGTTTGACGCTGTTGTTTTAGCTTACGGTGCAAGAACGGGGCGCGCCGTAGGACTTGCAAACGAAAAAGCTAAAGGTGTTTATAACGCTCTTGATTTTTTAACTATTTTACAAAAAGAACAGTACAAAGAGAGTGACACGAGTATAGACTTAAACGGTAAAAAAGTAGTTGTTATAGGTGGTGGAGATACGGCTATGGATTGTTTAAGAAGTGCTATAAGAAAAGGCGCACTTAGCGCAACTTGCGTATATAGAAGAGATCTTGCTAGTATGCCAGGAAGTAAAAAAGAGTTTGTAAATGCTACTGAAGAGGGAGCAAATTTTATATTTAATGCCGCTCCAAAAGATATCGTAGTAAATGATGAAAACAAAGTTATTGCTCTAAATATATCAAAAACACTTACGAAAGATGGTAAAGTCGAGCTTTTAAAGGGAGGAGAAACAATTATAAACGCCGATATAATTATACTCGCTTTAGGATTTGATGTAGAAAATTTAGGCTTTTTAAGCGCAAACGGTATTGAGTTTGATAAAAAAGGTAGGGTTGCTACAGATAAAGAGTTTAGAACTAGTAAAAGCGGTGTTTATGCATGTGGAGACTGTAATAGAGGAAGCGATCTTGTCGTTACCGCAGCCGCAGATGCAAAACACTGTGCAAAAACTATACTAAAAGATCTTGGTTTATAA
- the gltB gene encoding glutamate synthase large subunit — protein MDRLYSYKDNCGFGLLANLHNVSSYQNTIDAITALERMMHRGAIASDGKSGDGCGLLFSMPTSFMKKAAKECGVLLPEQFGVAMVFLKTDEHMEKFEEICLKNDLKVIFKRDVPIDESALGELALETLPRIVQFFITPNSIIAKKYFSSLLYLARREIQKYFKEDDDFYVCSCSDKVIVYKGLIMPTYIKTFFKDLSDQEFCSSFALFHQRFSTNTLPKWRLAQPFRTIAHNGEINSISANRTNLTIQEKCLKSHKFTNDELNMMIPITGDDRSDSASLDNMFEFLIQNDVDFFKAVRLVLPAPWQNSPYTDSKIRSFYEYTSPNFAPWDGPAAVSFTNGRFIACCLDRNGLRPAKYIITKDSRVLISSEYGVLDIDESNILERGRLQSGQMIGLDLKYGKVMKNDEINDYIKNSQDYTKWLNDNMVHLEEFVEIVFEKLSDYKLDNLHALQRNFSITNEFKEMILSPMITSGKEATGSMGDDTSLAAFSDSQRRFSDFFKQKFAQVTNPPIDPLREMVVMSLNVTFGEFRNFLEESEFHAKRIKTTSPILMQDKFEVLKSFGDENSPKFQSEFKNQTFSTLFSENLKGSLEDLVYDVINAIKNGVHIVLLDDRGVDSSNASMPMAMAVGRVHQALIEEGLRHNVTIIAVSGEILDSHSCAMMIGYGASAVYPYLLFASAYEILKDKDETQIKSGLKNIHHALNTGLLKIMSKMGISTVGSYKNSALFDVLGLSQTVVNECFAASSVLIPGLEYDDIEKRILKYHKSAFNFGDHLIPLNLGGFYKYLDRDEFHDYTPFIINQIHKTSITGDMNDFSKIRDAIKGRGLRMVRDFLDIKSDKEPISVDEVEPASSILKRFNSAAMSLGSISPEAHEALALAMNKLGAMSNSGEGGEANQRLKSPANSQIKQIASGRFGVTPEYLASATEIQIKLAQGAKPGEGGQLPGYKVTELIATLRYTTPGVTLISPPPHHDIYSIEDLAQLIFDLKQVNPKATIAVKLVSSAGVGTIAAGVAKCYADKIIISGGDGGTGAAGWSSIKFTGNPWELGLIEAHNALKVNNLRSSVHLQTDGGLKIGQDIIKAALLGAESYAFGTLALVILGCKVLKICHLNRCTEGVATQDPALRGKFSGSVDRVVNYFTLLAEDVRLELAKMGYKSLDDIIGRNELLSPVESKFDMSELLRVIDGDNKSSGKSNNPFDKNEFEKSVLKEVYKTIQNPDEKIVVDKQICNQNRSFGALISGEIAKYYGNEGFVSQTIRINLNGIAGQSLGAFLASGVALYLKGSANDYVGKGMNGGRIVISPNDPNNYFAVAGNTCLYGATGGKLFASGIVGERFCVRNSGATAVVEGVGDHACEYMTGGVVAILGNTGINFGAGMTGGIAFVWDEKREFIDKLNQELVIALRIDTDEMDEARHFLKRLIRAYYNETKSVRAKYILDNFRDSIREFWMVKPKDMTKLPLNPADGD, from the coding sequence ATGGATAGATTATACTCATATAAAGATAATTGCGGTTTTGGTTTGCTTGCAAATTTACATAATGTTTCTAGCTATCAAAATACAATTGATGCCATAACGGCTCTTGAGCGAATGATGCATAGAGGCGCTATAGCGAGTGATGGCAAGAGTGGAGATGGCTGTGGTCTGCTTTTTTCGATGCCTACTTCATTCATGAAAAAGGCTGCTAAAGAGTGCGGCGTTCTACTTCCTGAACAGTTTGGCGTAGCTATGGTTTTTTTAAAAACCGACGAGCATATGGAAAAATTTGAGGAAATATGTCTGAAAAACGACTTAAAAGTTATTTTTAAAAGAGATGTTCCTATAGATGAAAGTGCATTAGGAGAGCTTGCTTTAGAGACTTTACCGCGTATAGTTCAGTTTTTTATCACCCCTAATAGCATAATTGCTAAAAAATATTTTAGCTCTTTGCTCTACCTTGCAAGACGTGAAATTCAAAAATACTTTAAAGAAGATGATGATTTTTATGTCTGTTCATGCTCGGATAAAGTTATAGTTTATAAAGGTCTTATAATGCCTACTTATATAAAGACCTTTTTTAAAGATTTGAGTGATCAAGAGTTTTGCAGTAGTTTTGCGCTTTTTCATCAAAGATTTTCTACAAATACACTTCCTAAATGGCGTCTAGCTCAACCATTTAGAACAATAGCTCATAACGGAGAGATAAACTCAATTTCTGCAAATAGAACAAATTTAACTATCCAAGAAAAATGCTTAAAAAGCCATAAATTTACAAATGATGAGTTAAATATGATGATTCCTATCACTGGAGACGATAGAAGTGATAGTGCTAGTTTAGATAATATGTTTGAGTTTCTTATACAAAATGACGTGGATTTTTTTAAAGCCGTTAGATTAGTTCTTCCTGCTCCATGGCAAAATAGTCCATATACGGACTCAAAAATACGTTCATTTTACGAATATACGAGCCCAAATTTTGCTCCATGGGATGGACCTGCGGCAGTATCGTTTACAAACGGTAGATTTATCGCTTGTTGTTTAGATAGAAACGGACTCAGACCCGCAAAATATATCATCACAAAAGATTCAAGAGTCTTGATTTCTAGTGAGTACGGCGTTCTTGATATAGATGAGAGCAATATACTTGAGCGAGGACGCCTACAAAGCGGTCAAATGATAGGTCTTGATCTGAAATACGGTAAGGTTATGAAAAACGATGAGATAAATGATTATATCAAAAATAGCCAAGATTATACAAAATGGTTAAATGATAATATGGTTCATTTAGAAGAATTCGTAGAGATCGTTTTTGAGAAGTTAAGCGATTATAAGTTAGACAATCTTCACGCTTTGCAAAGAAATTTTAGTATAACAAACGAGTTTAAAGAGATGATTTTATCTCCTATGATTACAAGCGGCAAAGAAGCAACCGGCTCTATGGGTGATGATACGAGTTTGGCTGCATTTAGTGACTCTCAAAGAAGATTTAGCGACTTTTTTAAACAGAAATTTGCCCAAGTAACAAACCCTCCTATAGATCCACTTCGTGAGATGGTTGTAATGAGTTTAAACGTAACTTTCGGTGAGTTTAGAAACTTTTTAGAAGAGAGTGAATTTCATGCAAAACGTATCAAAACAACATCTCCGATTTTAATGCAGGATAAATTTGAAGTTTTGAAAAGTTTCGGAGATGAAAATAGTCCTAAATTTCAAAGCGAGTTTAAAAATCAAACATTTAGTACACTGTTTAGCGAAAACTTAAAAGGTAGCCTAGAAGATCTTGTTTATGATGTTATAAATGCTATAAAGAACGGAGTTCATATTGTTTTGCTTGATGATAGAGGAGTAGATAGTTCTAACGCTTCTATGCCTATGGCTATGGCAGTAGGTAGAGTTCATCAAGCTCTTATAGAAGAGGGACTTCGCCATAACGTGACTATTATAGCAGTTAGCGGTGAGATATTAGACTCTCATAGCTGTGCTATGATGATAGGATACGGAGCAAGCGCAGTATATCCGTATCTTCTTTTTGCGAGTGCTTATGAGATTTTGAAAGACAAGGATGAGACGCAGATAAAATCAGGTTTAAAAAATATCCATCATGCTTTAAACACCGGACTTTTGAAGATAATGTCGAAAATGGGTATATCGACTGTAGGAAGCTATAAAAACTCAGCTTTATTTGATGTCTTAGGTCTTAGTCAAACCGTAGTTAATGAATGTTTTGCAGCTTCTAGCGTGCTTATACCAGGACTTGAATATGACGATATAGAAAAAAGAATTTTAAAATATCATAAATCCGCTTTTAATTTCGGTGATCACCTTATACCTTTGAATTTAGGCGGATTTTACAAATACCTTGATAGAGATGAGTTTCATGACTATACGCCATTTATAATAAACCAAATTCATAAAACCAGCATAACGGGCGATATGAATGATTTTTCTAAAATCAGAGATGCCATAAAAGGTCGCGGACTTAGAATGGTTAGAGATTTTCTTGATATAAAAAGCGATAAAGAGCCTATAAGCGTAGATGAAGTGGAGCCTGCAAGTAGTATATTAAAACGTTTTAATTCAGCTGCTATGAGTTTAGGTTCTATAAGTCCAGAAGCGCATGAAGCTCTAGCTTTAGCTATGAATAAACTAGGAGCTATGAGCAACTCAGGTGAGGGAGGAGAAGCCAATCAGAGATTAAAAAGTCCTGCTAATTCACAGATAAAGCAGATTGCAAGCGGAAGATTTGGCGTAACTCCGGAGTATTTAGCTAGTGCTACCGAAATTCAAATAAAATTAGCTCAAGGTGCAAAACCAGGAGAGGGCGGACAACTTCCAGGATATAAAGTAACGGAACTTATAGCAACTCTGCGTTATACGACGCCAGGGGTTACTCTTATAAGTCCTCCTCCTCATCACGATATCTATAGCATCGAGGATTTAGCTCAGCTTATTTTTGATTTAAAGCAAGTAAATCCAAAAGCTACTATCGCAGTAAAACTAGTTTCAAGTGCTGGAGTAGGTACTATAGCAGCTGGAGTTGCTAAATGTTACGCTGATAAAATAATTATAAGCGGAGGAGATGGAGGTACCGGAGCTGCTGGTTGGAGTAGCATCAAATTTACCGGAAATCCGTGGGAATTAGGTCTTATAGAAGCACATAATGCTTTGAAAGTAAATAATCTAAGAAGCAGCGTTCATCTTCAAACAGACGGCGGATTAAAGATCGGTCAAGATATCATAAAGGCTGCGTTATTAGGAGCCGAAAGCTATGCTTTTGGAACTTTGGCTTTGGTTATTTTAGGCTGTAAAGTATTAAAAATATGCCATTTAAATCGCTGTACCGAAGGAGTTGCTACTCAAGATCCGGCTTTAAGGGGTAAATTTAGCGGAAGCGTAGATAGAGTCGTGAATTATTTTACTTTATTGGCTGAAGATGTTAGGCTTGAGTTAGCAAAAATGGGATATAAAAGCTTAGATGATATAATAGGTAGAAATGAGCTTTTAAGTCCGGTAGAGAGTAAATTTGATATGAGCGAACTTCTAAGGGTTATTGATGGAGATAATAAAAGTAGCGGCAAATCAAATAATCCTTTTGATAAGAATGAATTTGAAAAAAGCGTATTAAAAGAAGTTTATAAAACTATACAAAATCCTGATGAAAAGATAGTCGTCGATAAGCAAATTTGTAACCAAAATAGAAGTTTTGGCGCTCTTATAAGCGGCGAGATAGCAAAATATTACGGTAATGAAGGCTTTGTTAGTCAGACTATCAGGATAAATTTAAACGGTATAGCCGGACAGAGTTTAGGAGCATTTTTGGCTAGCGGAGTAGCTTTGTATCTAAAAGGCAGTGCAAATGATTATGTAGGCAAAGGAATGAACGGAGGACGCATAGTTATAAGCCCAAATGATCCAAATAACTATTTTGCCGTAGCCGGAAATACCTGTCTTTACGGCGCTACTGGAGGCAAGCTTTTTGCTAGTGGAATCGTAGGAGAAAGATTTTGTGTGCGAAACTCGGGAGCTACTGCGGTAGTAGAGGGCGTTGGTGATCATGCTTGCGAGTATATGACGGGCGGAGTCGTAGCTATACTCGGAAACACCGGTATAAACTTTGGAGCAGGAATGACCGGCGGAATTGCCTTTGTATGGGATGAAAAAAGAGAGTTTATAGATAAATTAAATCAAGAATTAGTCATTGCTTTACGTATAGATACTGATGAAATGGACGAAGCAAGGCACTTTTTAAAGCGTCTCATTAGAGCTTATTATAACGAGACAAAAAGTGTTAGAGCTAAGTATATTTTAGATAATTTCAGAGATTCTATAAGAGAATTTTGGATGGTAAAGCCAAAAGATATGACTAAACTTCCATTAAATCCAGCCGACGGAGATTAA
- the ribD gene encoding bifunctional diaminohydroxyphosphoribosylaminopyrimidine deaminase/5-amino-6-(5-phosphoribosylamino)uracil reductase RibD translates to MCNEYYMNIAINKAWEFQFLTYPNPAVGCVITGKNGEILSINAHEKAGMPHAELNAIKYALEMKNPAFKQDFDEINDTNELYNFIMQNHSNLLNGSTAYVTLEPCSHQGRTPPCANLLKELGFKQVIIGAIDSSENAKGGEQILKNSGIKTKIGVCKEKADELLEPFLAWSLGNFSFFKIALTQNGIASGGVISNLQSRTHSHKLRSLVDMLVIGGNTVRTDRPLLDTRLVKNGKNPDILLYSKESKFDTTIPLFNILDRRVIVSNSLDAVFGRKFVMFEGGENALLNLDKRVKWLLIYRSNEFKIGKAISLNLKIKIMHTSKFENDELLWCKILD, encoded by the coding sequence ATGTGTAATGAATATTATATGAATATAGCTATAAATAAAGCATGGGAGTTTCAGTTTCTTACGTATCCTAATCCTGCCGTGGGATGTGTTATAACAGGTAAAAATGGTGAAATTTTATCGATAAATGCTCATGAAAAAGCAGGAATGCCGCATGCTGAATTAAACGCTATAAAATATGCTTTAGAGATGAAAAATCCGGCTTTTAAGCAAGATTTTGACGAGATAAATGATACAAACGAACTTTATAATTTCATAATGCAAAATCATTCAAATTTACTAAATGGATCAACTGCTTATGTGACGCTTGAACCTTGCTCACATCAAGGACGTACTCCGCCTTGTGCGAATTTGTTAAAAGAGCTTGGTTTTAAGCAAGTTATTATAGGGGCAATTGATAGTAGCGAAAATGCAAAAGGCGGTGAGCAAATTTTAAAAAATAGCGGTATAAAGACCAAAATAGGAGTTTGCAAAGAGAAAGCAGATGAACTTTTAGAGCCTTTTTTGGCTTGGAGTTTGGGAAATTTTAGTTTTTTTAAGATCGCTTTAACACAAAACGGTATTGCAAGCGGTGGAGTTATCTCAAATTTACAAAGTCGCACTCATTCCCATAAGCTTAGATCATTAGTAGATATGCTTGTTATAGGAGGGAATACCGTAAGAACAGATCGTCCTTTACTAGATACAAGACTTGTAAAAAACGGTAAAAATCCGGATATTCTTTTATACTCAAAAGAGTCTAAGTTTGACACGACAATTCCTCTTTTTAATATTTTAGATAGAAGAGTTATAGTTTCAAATTCGTTAGATGCGGTATTTGGGCGTAAATTTGTTATGTTTGAAGGCGGAGAAAATGCGCTTTTAAATTTAGATAAAAGAGTAAAATGGCTTTTGATTTATCGTTCAAACGAGTTTAAAATAGGCAAGGCTATCAGTTTGAATTTAAAAATTAAGATTATGCATACTTCTAAATTTGAAAATGATGAACTTTTATGGTGTAAAATATTAGATTAA
- the rimP gene encoding ribosome maturation factor RimP — translation MTDLSNLVSQCGVDLYDAEVVNENGRVIYRVYITKNGGVSLEECEAVSKLLSPIYDVMPPVSGEWILEVSSPGLERKLSKIEHFTLSIGEFAKIILNDKTEIKGKIVSVKDDNICINIKNNESIEVKFENIKKAKTYMEW, via the coding sequence ATGACGGATTTATCAAATTTAGTATCGCAATGCGGAGTTGATCTGTATGATGCAGAAGTCGTAAATGAAAATGGTAGAGTTATATATAGAGTTTATATAACGAAAAACGGTGGTGTAAGTTTAGAAGAGTGCGAAGCAGTTAGTAAGCTTCTTTCTCCTATTTACGATGTAATGCCGCCAGTAAGCGGAGAGTGGATTTTAGAGGTTTCAAGCCCTGGGCTTGAGAGAAAACTTAGTAAAATAGAACATTTTACGCTTAGTATAGGCGAATTTGCTAAAATTATACTAAATGATAAGACCGAGATTAAAGGTAAGATAGTATCCGTAAAAGATGATAATATATGTATAAATATCAAAAATAATGAATCAATTGAAGTCAAATTTGAAAATATAAAGAAGGCTAAAACCTATATGGAGTGGTAG